A single region of the Candidatus Thorarchaeota archaeon genome encodes:
- a CDS encoding FtsX-like permease family protein, translated as MAVPAGYEAFHSLRRKGLTLICLCLASAVAMGTTVYVDSFSIHEWESYMDIGPVAMSLEGEDIQQKVDDIKDIDGIQKAATITLGEGSFRSARMIYGSNLKIAYIDDTYLNEFPDVYSIQSGRYPNSTDEIAIAAERVTDLNASVGKTINYSYYRTDVEEPHWINMTVVGLFENHPSQLPGRYGSYFAIAIVLPEVLDPEGYDNHYIRESVHVEINRDPITPFDVSSSIAFVRRIEKAVWSLDPQYEHQGYSQYRVNDIIGRAIIDYSDWRISARMTQLMRSAGSILLVILLMLLAIRYNVNEREYETSMLQARGASKQDTDRIIIREILILSASGTILGLGLGVLLSRVALSAVGYFQFVPDLFFSEPFLITLESLVLTAVVGIVLPMLTLGGYFVIYAIKEPVEEGEGKLAKLAKGLKLIRWDTVVLVLSILVTMALYSLGNQAQANPILSFIFSVVPLAIFLAIASLTIKALRKGSSRISSGFEKAIGKLSASVGVRRVGKSASSAAPTILVLVLAISLAWNMAVIDASLPVTKKSHARFAFAGDVTFHLDEQHPEDWEAFFNNVSSHPMTENTALMSVLDVMLSTQYGGDLRLATFNPSEFSQVGYDYTGTLLNESAILAQ; from the coding sequence TTGGCTGTACCTGCAGGATATGAAGCATTTCACAGCTTGAGAAGAAAAGGGCTAACGCTGATTTGTTTGTGCCTAGCATCAGCGGTAGCTATGGGTACAACAGTCTACGTTGACTCTTTTTCGATACATGAATGGGAGAGCTACATGGATATTGGGCCCGTTGCTATGTCTTTAGAAGGTGAGGATATCCAGCAAAAAGTTGACGACATCAAAGATATTGATGGAATACAGAAAGCTGCTACTATAACGTTGGGAGAAGGATCATTTCGGTCAGCACGGATGATTTATGGAAGCAACCTCAAGATAGCTTATATCGATGATACCTACCTCAACGAATTTCCTGATGTGTATTCAATACAATCGGGTCGATATCCCAATAGCACAGACGAAATCGCAATTGCAGCTGAAAGAGTGACCGATCTAAATGCTTCCGTTGGCAAGACAATAAACTACTCGTACTACAGGACTGACGTGGAAGAACCGCATTGGATCAACATGACTGTCGTCGGATTGTTTGAAAACCACCCTTCGCAATTGCCTGGGCGATATGGCTCCTACTTCGCGATAGCCATTGTCCTACCTGAAGTCTTGGATCCAGAAGGATATGATAATCACTACATAAGAGAGTCTGTTCACGTCGAAATCAACAGAGACCCAATAACACCGTTTGATGTGAGTAGCTCTATCGCCTTTGTTAGAAGAATCGAGAAGGCAGTGTGGAGTTTAGATCCACAATATGAGCATCAAGGATATTCGCAGTATAGAGTAAATGATATCATAGGTCGGGCAATTATCGATTACTCGGATTGGAGAATCAGTGCAAGGATGACCCAGCTAATGCGGTCGGCAGGGAGTATCCTTCTTGTCATTCTCCTGATGTTGCTTGCAATACGATACAATGTGAATGAACGCGAATATGAGACCAGTATGCTGCAAGCTCGAGGAGCTTCAAAACAAGATACTGATAGGATTATCATTCGAGAGATATTGATCCTTTCAGCTTCTGGCACCATACTGGGATTGGGACTCGGTGTATTATTGAGCAGAGTAGCTCTTTCTGCTGTGGGCTATTTTCAGTTTGTCCCAGACCTGTTCTTCTCCGAACCATTTCTTATTACGCTTGAATCATTGGTCCTAACGGCTGTCGTCGGAATTGTTCTTCCGATGTTGACGCTCGGCGGCTATTTTGTCATCTATGCAATTAAAGAACCGGTTGAGGAAGGAGAAGGCAAGCTCGCTAAGCTAGCTAAGGGTCTGAAACTCATCCGGTGGGATACGGTTGTTCTGGTGTTATCGATTCTCGTCACAATGGCCCTCTATTCTCTTGGAAACCAAGCTCAAGCCAACCCGATACTTTCATTCATTTTCTCTGTAGTGCCTTTAGCAATCTTCCTAGCAATTGCCAGCCTGACAATTAAAGCGTTGAGAAAGGGTTCTTCGCGAATATCCAGCGGATTTGAGAAGGCAATAGGGAAACTATCTGCTTCGGTGGGTGTTCGAAGAGTTGGAAAAAGTGCCTCATCAGCAGCCCCAACCATACTAGTTTTGGTACTTGCTATAAGCTTGGCGTGGAACATGGCTGTAATAGATGCCTCTCTCCCCGTGACCAAGAAGAGTCATGCCCGTTTCGCATTTGCGGGAGATGTGACTTTCCATTTAGATGAACAACACCCGGAAGACTGGGAAGCCTTCTTCAACAATGTGTCCTCTCATCCGATGACCGAGAATACGGCTCTCATGTCTGTTTTGGACGTAATGCTCTCAACACAATATGGGGGAGATCTCAGGCTAGCGACTTTCAATCCAAGCGAGTTTAGTCAAGTAGGATATGACTATACTGGAACATTGTTGAATGAATCAGCCATACTTGCCCAG
- a CDS encoding ABC transporter ATP-binding protein: protein MGEVDVTALRGVNLEVKRGEAIAIMGPSGSGKTTLLNMIGALDKPTSGTVVVDGTNITEMTEKELTRIRRDKISFVFQFFNLLPVLTAYENIELPLLIAGVEEEQRRERVEHLLGLVGLTERAEHRPDELSGGEQQRVAIARALAKPEGAASSVVVLADEPTGDLDTQTGQEIVDILVKLTKGEGGTLVSVTHDPEVGKQMDKTYRMRDGEIVGVE, encoded by the coding sequence ATGGGCGAAGTGGACGTGACAGCACTACGTGGAGTGAATCTTGAGGTGAAACGCGGCGAAGCTATTGCCATTATGGGACCTTCGGGTTCAGGCAAGACTACGTTGCTCAACATGATTGGTGCGCTTGACAAACCAACTAGTGGAACCGTTGTTGTTGATGGAACTAACATCACTGAAATGACGGAGAAAGAGCTAACACGGATTAGACGGGACAAAATCAGTTTCGTTTTTCAATTCTTCAACCTCCTTCCGGTTCTTACAGCGTACGAGAATATAGAGCTGCCACTGCTAATTGCTGGGGTCGAAGAGGAGCAGAGGAGAGAACGAGTGGAACACCTGCTCGGACTCGTCGGTTTGACAGAACGGGCAGAGCATAGACCTGATGAATTGTCCGGAGGCGAACAGCAAAGAGTTGCAATAGCGAGGGCTCTTGCCAAACCAGAGGGGGCAGCAAGCTCAGTAGTCGTGCTAGCTGATGAGCCAACCGGTGATTTAGATACTCAGACTGGGCAGGAAATCGTCGACATCCTAGTCAAGCTCACCAAAGGAGAGGGAGGAACCTTGGTATCTGTAACCCACGATCCCGAGGTAGGCAAGCAAATGGATAAGACGTACCGAATGAGAGACGGAGAAATCGTGGGCGTCGAATAG
- a CDS encoding long-chain fatty acid--CoA ligase, with the protein MERPWYNNYVGDTPKEIQIPDGPLWKSLDNAIEKFPDNVALHYEGLEITFREFGELVDRFANGISRMGIGKGDTVAVMLPNCPQFAIAYYGTLKTGATVTPVNPLAMPKELRIYLQGTRAKTIVTLNYFYDVVEAVRAETNLERAIVTAAWDMMSWIKRVLASKLIYRSKVSEVPPLREGDILWNDFMEDTAPEPPEVEVDPSSDIAVYQFTGGTTGIPKAAMLTHDNLKANVAQCSAWMDWMAERGKELFVAALPLQHIFGQTVSMNLAMSWGCGMLLIPDPRDTSNLLSQMDKLRPTFFPIVATLAISIYSFEEVDKYDITSLKLSIAGAMALPAEVTRKFEAATNSIIIEGYGLTEASPVTHANPLDKELRKIGSIGLPFPSTDSKIVDLEDYTKELPYGEVGELMVKGPQVMQGYLNRPDETDDVLKENGWLRTGDIARMDEEGWTYIVDRKKDLINASGYKVWPRNVEEVLFEHPKVKEVAVVGVPHETRGETVKAFIILEPGEEATLDEIRKFCKGKMAAYKVPTDVEFVDTLPKTQVGKILRRELREEE; encoded by the coding sequence ATGGAAAGACCATGGTATAATAATTACGTAGGTGACACGCCTAAGGAAATCCAGATTCCCGATGGCCCGCTTTGGAAGAGCCTCGATAACGCAATAGAGAAGTTTCCTGATAATGTCGCACTGCATTACGAAGGACTTGAAATCACGTTCCGCGAGTTTGGTGAACTGGTTGATCGCTTTGCAAATGGCATATCCAGAATGGGTATTGGGAAAGGGGATACGGTAGCAGTTATGCTGCCCAACTGCCCACAATTTGCAATAGCGTATTATGGGACTCTCAAGACCGGTGCTACTGTGACTCCTGTTAACCCGCTGGCGATGCCTAAGGAACTCAGGATTTACTTACAAGGAACAAGAGCTAAAACAATTGTCACGTTGAACTATTTCTATGACGTTGTGGAAGCAGTCAGAGCGGAAACCAATCTTGAGAGAGCTATCGTTACGGCAGCCTGGGATATGATGTCGTGGATCAAGCGAGTGCTTGCTTCGAAACTCATATACAGAAGCAAGGTGAGCGAAGTGCCCCCGTTGCGAGAAGGAGATATTCTGTGGAATGATTTCATGGAAGACACAGCACCAGAACCACCAGAGGTTGAAGTGGACCCCTCGAGTGATATAGCTGTTTACCAATTCACTGGCGGAACAACAGGAATCCCGAAAGCAGCAATGCTGACTCATGACAATCTCAAAGCAAATGTAGCCCAGTGTTCTGCATGGATGGATTGGATGGCGGAGAGAGGTAAAGAGCTGTTTGTTGCCGCTTTGCCACTTCAGCATATATTCGGTCAGACCGTATCTATGAACTTGGCAATGTCGTGGGGATGTGGCATGTTGCTCATACCAGATCCCAGAGACACCTCGAATCTGCTATCGCAAATGGATAAACTGCGACCCACATTCTTCCCCATAGTTGCGACACTTGCCATTTCGATCTACTCGTTCGAGGAAGTCGACAAGTACGACATAACATCCCTGAAACTCTCAATAGCAGGTGCAATGGCATTACCAGCAGAGGTCACAAGGAAATTCGAAGCCGCAACAAATTCAATCATCATTGAGGGCTACGGCCTGACCGAGGCTTCACCAGTAACCCATGCCAATCCATTGGACAAGGAGCTTCGCAAAATCGGTTCTATCGGTTTGCCATTCCCAAGTACTGACAGCAAAATCGTAGACCTCGAAGACTATACGAAAGAACTTCCTTACGGTGAAGTTGGCGAGCTCATGGTGAAGGGACCTCAGGTTATGCAAGGCTACCTGAATCGGCCAGATGAAACAGATGATGTGTTAAAGGAGAATGGATGGCTGCGCACCGGCGATATTGCACGGATGGATGAAGAGGGCTGGACATACATCGTCGATAGAAAGAAGGATCTCATCAACGCTAGCGGTTACAAGGTGTGGCCCAGAAATGTGGAAGAAGTACTCTTTGAGCATCCAAAGGTGAAAGAAGTCGCAGTTGTGGGAGTCCCACACGAGACAAGAGGAGAGACTGTCAAAGCATTCATCATTCTGGAACCTGGTGAGGAAGCCACTCTGGATGAGATTCGCAAGTTCTGCAAGGGCAAGATGGCAGCGTATAAAGTGCCCACAGATGTAGAATTCGTCGATACTTTGCCCAAGACACAGGTCGGTAAAATCTTGAGACGAGAACTCAGAGAAGAAGAATAG
- a CDS encoding NAD(P)/FAD-dependent oxidoreductase, which produces MTPMFDAIVVGAGPGGTTTARYLAMMGYEVCLIDKAIFPRDKPCGGGFSPIIFKEFPYLAARKDEFLERVLNVGVLHSPSGEITLEGKAKMAVALRSRFDNVLFEVAHDVGAHCMTGKRVKYLSIDDIGVEVVTSSGDTISGRFVVGADGVNSVVARETGLNRSWLQDEITTCRVVEVPAEKKEIIDMYGTEGEYHFFANLSGKPGYGWIFPKNETVNIGLGIKANHASNMQTTFKSFVKYLAARDLVPSKIEIPSSKGAIVPTGGTVDSFVQHRCLLVGDSAGMVNPMTGGGILYAMEAGRIAASIIDDCITKEECGKNSLEAYQRIWESTNGKDMSSMLLAQKLFTSFLTEALFRIGAEDQKIRDMVSNAMSESEVASLNVPRLIARSLFVCLKNSLRI; this is translated from the coding sequence ATGACACCTATGTTCGATGCTATTGTTGTCGGGGCCGGTCCAGGAGGTACAACTACAGCGAGATATCTTGCAATGATGGGCTATGAAGTTTGCTTGATTGATAAAGCCATTTTTCCCCGTGACAAACCGTGTGGTGGTGGTTTCTCACCCATAATCTTCAAGGAGTTTCCATACCTCGCCGCGAGGAAAGATGAATTTCTGGAACGTGTGTTGAATGTGGGAGTCCTCCATTCACCAAGTGGAGAAATCACGCTTGAAGGCAAGGCGAAAATGGCTGTAGCTCTTCGCTCAAGATTCGATAACGTGCTTTTTGAGGTTGCACATGATGTGGGGGCTCACTGCATGACAGGTAAGAGGGTGAAGTATCTGTCAATTGATGACATAGGTGTCGAGGTAGTAACCTCCAGTGGCGACACAATTTCAGGAAGATTTGTTGTAGGGGCTGATGGGGTGAATAGTGTAGTTGCAAGAGAGACGGGCCTCAACAGGAGCTGGCTGCAGGATGAGATAACAACGTGTAGGGTGGTAGAGGTACCGGCAGAAAAAAAGGAAATTATCGACATGTATGGAACTGAAGGGGAATACCATTTCTTTGCAAACCTGTCTGGAAAACCAGGTTATGGTTGGATTTTCCCCAAGAACGAGACTGTCAACATTGGCCTGGGTATCAAGGCAAATCATGCTAGCAATATGCAAACGACCTTCAAGTCTTTTGTGAAGTATCTCGCTGCTCGCGATCTTGTTCCGAGTAAGATAGAGATTCCCAGCAGCAAAGGCGCAATTGTACCTACCGGAGGAACAGTAGACTCCTTTGTGCAGCATCGTTGTCTCCTCGTTGGAGACTCAGCAGGAATGGTGAACCCTATGACTGGTGGAGGAATTCTTTATGCAATGGAAGCTGGTAGAATCGCTGCATCCATCATCGATGATTGCATCACCAAAGAAGAGTGTGGCAAAAACAGTTTGGAGGCCTATCAGCGCATATGGGAAAGCACGAACGGAAAAGACATGTCATCAATGCTCCTAGCACAGAAATTGTTTACGAGTTTCTTGACCGAAGCATTGTTCAGAATTGGAGCTGAAGATCAGAAAATACGAGACATGGTTAGCAATGCCATGTCAGAATCCGAAGTCGCTAGCTTGAATGTCCCTAGACTCATTGCAAGGTCTCTGTTTGTTTGTCTTAAAAATTCGTTACGCATCTGA